AGTGGTTGTATTTTCTCTTTTTCTTGCTTTTGGATAATGGCATTCACTTCATCCCAGACTTCATCAGAAACAATACGTGGCGCTTCATGAATATACCATTCTTCTTTATCTCGCATAACAGTTTTTCCATTCTCGTCTATTTTAGTCATGTGTGAACGTCGTATTCCCTTTGCGGTTGGGTCTTGGAATAATCGTTTTACGGTAGTGCCTGAAAACAAGCTTTTTCTTTTGGTACGATATCCTTTGTCGTTTAAGATGTTGGCAACGGTAGCATGACGTTTATGCTCCAAGAATAACTCAAACATCATTTTGCGGATTGGTGCTTCATGCTCATGAAGTGCCATATCATCTTTACCAACTCGTTTGTAACCAAATGGAATACCGCCCATTACTTTCCCCATTTTAGCTCTGACTTCTACGGATGATTTAATACGCTCTACAATATTTTCTCTTTCCCATTGGCTCATCGCAGAGATAATAGTGTAGAAGAAACGTCCAGATGGAGAACTGGTGTCTATTGACTCACCAAGCGAAATTAAATCAGCATTATACTTTTGAAAATGGTCTGAAAATTCAAGAAGTTCTTTTACGTTACGAGCTAGTCTTGAAATTTTTGAAAAAATCAAAGCTTCAATATGCCCACTTTGAATATCACGCATCATACGTTGTGCTTCGTGATGTGATATGACACTTTTACCACTAACGGCTTCAAGATGATATTCCTCTACTATTTCCCAATCTTTAAGTTCTGCGTACATTTTAGCTTTTTGTAGGTGATGTTCTGGACTATCTGAACTCTGTTGTAGTTTTGTGGGCACTCGAATCCACACGCCAACTCTTTTTTTCATGACTTCTAATTTTGAGTAAATGAGAACCTAAACTAAAACAAGTATTTGAAGAAAGCAAGATAATATCAATTTGTCATTACACGTAAGTAATTTATATTACCAAAGCATATTCATGAAGTTCAAACTTATGCCAGCAATTTTTCTAATTTATACTTCCAACGTTCCCAATCGAACATTTCTTTAGCTTGTAAATCCATAAATCTATTTCTTCTACTATTCAATTTGAAGTGATATCTATTTTAAACAATTTAAGGTTATAATACATTCCGTAGCGAGTAGTGTAAAGTAAACAACCACCTTTAAAAACGGTGGCTTTGGTTTTCAGATTAGACCCAAAGGGTCATACCACTCATTCTTTAGCATGATGCTTTTTTGACAATTTATTGTCAAACGCCCATTAAATCATAAAAACACTAACTAAAAAATGGCAGAGCCTTTATTACATTACCATGGTCAAAGACGGTGGTTTTTCAATGTGAAATAAAATTTTGTTCATAATTTTTAAATTATATCGTTATTAACCATTTCCCAATATGACTTTCCTTGCGTAGTCAATTTACACGATTTTGATTCCATAGCAGCATCATACATATGGGGTGCATCAACTGGAACAACTAAATTGACTCTGTTGTATTTTTGTAGCACTTCAAATTTCTTTATGTTTTCGGGGTTCGGTTTGTCACTTTTTGGCTCAAATGAAGGATTAAGATTAAATATTTCATCAGGACTATTTGGAAATAATTTTATCATTTCTTTTAAGTGTAAAGGTCTAATCTGAGTATAAACTTTTCTGAGATTGGTATACCTTCTTATACTGGTCATAAAAATAGGTCTTTGCCCTTTCTCCCCCATAGCTTTGTCAATATATCCATAAATATTACCTGGGGTTACTTCTCCTAAAATACTTGCAGCACCACCATCCAAAGCATGTATCAATAATCTAGTAAAAACACCTGAACCATTTTTTTCAACAGAATACTGATTAGCCGCAGATGCTGCTAAAACAGTAACTCCTTCATTAATTGAGGTTAAGTTAGTATTCATTGAACTTTTACCAAAACTACCAGCATGACAACAATCAAAGATGATAATATTATTATGAGCAGGGGAATTGTTTACAATACTCAATATCTCAGCCATGGAAAGTCCATCATCACCCCTTTTACATTCTGAAGTCATTAAATATCCTCCTGTAAACTCTACATGACCATGTTCAGAGAAATACAATAAAGAAATTTCTCTTGGGTCTCGAAAAAACTCCTCAATTCTATCTTTTAAAATTCCTCTAGAAAGTTGTAGGCCATGATCAGCAGTTATTAATTCTACTTCAAAATTCTTTTCATGGTCTTCATTATTTGCATGTCGACTTAAGACTCTATTAACTTCCATTGCGTCATTTACACAACCATTTAAACTTTTAATATCTTCATAATGATTTATTCCAACTACTAATGCTTTCCTCATAATTTATTTATTTTTACCTTCTTTCATTGCTTGATTAATTGCATTGGCAATTTTATCCCAATTCCAAGTTATTGTTCTATTTCTCTGTAAACCATTTGGTAATGGAGTAGAACTATTTGCACTATCTACATAAATTCCAAAAATTGGTACATTTTGGTCTTTTGCAAATGTAATTTCCTTAACTACTCCTTTTGCAGTGTGTGTTTTTTTACCTACTAAAACAATAAGAATATTGCATTTGTTTATTTTGCTTTTAATTAAATCTTCCCATTCTTTTTGAGGTAATTCGGATTTAGAATACCAATCTTCAATATTAAACGGTGTTTTTGAATTTTTTGATTGACCAACAAACAAGACTCTTTCTTCTCTATTATTGTCAAAATCGAAACTGATAAATGCTCTTGGGTTTCCCATAATATTTTGTTTTTTAAGGTTATATTTTTAATCAAAAGTTCATCCAACTTTTCATCTCTTTAGATGAAAATATATTTAGTTGAATATTCAAATCTGAATCAGAATAAATGTTACTTCCCTTGGTTACAAGAGGATATACCGATAAAAATTCTTGTCCTTTAAAAGTATCATTTTCATAATCTGTAATTGGAAGAATTCCACATCTTCCTTTGTCTCCATCCATAAAACCTAATTCCCAAGGCATCCATTTGGAGTTAGAAGCATTTTCTGAAGTAGCATATATTAGAGATTTGGACTGCTTCATTCTTAATCTAATCTTGTTAACAGTATCTTTCGTTACATTATTTCGTTGAAAATGAGGATCGATAATCCAATCCACATAAACAGAGTATCCTTTTGAAGTCAACTCTAAATATAGACCTGTAATGTATTTTTTGTCTTTAAAACTGTGAGACAAGAAAATGTCAAAATGAGTTCGATTTTTATTTTCATTCAGAACAGAAGAAAAAGTTTTTGTTCCTTTTCTTCTTGATTCAGAAAGATCTGATAAGTAGCTTTTCGTGTAAAATTTCATTATATGTAGTTAATCTGTTAGTAAATCTTCAATAAGTACAGGTTTGAATAGTATTCGTGACTCCTCAACTTCTTTTGTAGAAGTTGTTTTATTTCCTCTGTAGTTTTCGCTAAATACTTCTTTTTCAAATCGAATAAGATCCATAAATACTGTAACATCGTTAGACCAATCTTTAATGAAAATATCGCCTTGTTGTTTATTTATTCCGAGATTTGTTTTTGCTCCTATTTTTACTGTACCAGATTGAATACCTTGAATATTTCCGTTAATTAATAGTTCTGAAGTTTTAGAACGTGATTGTGCTATAAAGGCTTTTCTTGCTACTGTTACAGAGGTTACGAGGAAAGTATCCTTCCATAACATTTTTTTCTCTTTAGCATTAATTTCATTTTCCAAAGCATTCAAATCATCTAGTTCTTTTTTATCACAGTCTACAGCTAGGAAATAGATGGCACCTTCAGAAGTAAAATTAATTTTCATTTTGGCATCACTTTTTGGCAGTTCATCACTACCTAAGTCTGCATTTGAATCTATATTGAAGTTGAAATTAACAGCATTTTTACTTGAAAACTGATATGAGTCAGGCTTTCTTGAAAAGCTTGGATCCGTATATTTTACATCTAGATTCTTTAGAGATGTAACTTTCTTAAATGTTCCTATGGGACGTGATTTTCCGAGAAAAGATTTTCCGTTAGGAAATGTTATAATATCACCAACATTAACTTGTTCTCCTGGCAAGTAAACTGCAATTTTCCCTAATTCTTCGGCAAGTTCTTTTGAGTATTGAATTTGTAGTTTTGACATAATACGCAATCATTTAAATTTGTATAGAACAAAATTTAATGATTTACACATCTTATATTACCCTAATTATATTGATTTCCTATATCCTCAAAAATGCGGATATATTATTTGAATTCTAATGTAAAAAAAGTCATTCCCAAAATTTTGATTTTAGTTGCAAAAATAAATCAATCATTTTTTCTTCATACCTTTTAATACCTGTATTAATATTACCTTTTTCAGTTTTTTCAATCTCCTTAAACTCTATTTTTTTACCTTCCTTTAATTCTAATATCCATTTTTCTATTTCAACTTGACTCTTACCAATTGCAATAGCAAATTCTTTTAATTCTTCTTCTGAGATAACTCCATCCCAAACTTGGATTCTACATGGAACTTTTAGCTCATTACCAAGACAATTTTGAATTACGATTGCACTTAATTCATCAATAATATCGAATTGATTTTTATTTCTTAATGATAACCATTCAAGAATGTTAATAATGTAGCGATTCTTTAATGTTGATGAAATACCTTTCTCTTTAACCTGTTTTACAGGGGCAAGTGTTTGCGTAATACAATTATCAATGTTTTCTAACATTTCGCCACTACATAATTTAGCTTCCTCAAAATTTAAAGGAAGAAACTCAAATTTATCTAATTCCGAAAGGGCTTTTAGCCAGCCATTCAAGCTTCGTAATTTCATTTGTTCTTGAACTTGGTCTTGTTTTTGATCTTGTCGTTGATTAAATTTGTTTCGCATTTGAAAAGGTTTTTAAAGTTGATAAAATAATCTCCTTAGTTAAGAAAGGTTTGTTAAGTTTATGAAGAACATAATTTCTTATAGCCATAATACCTGACTTATCGATTAATGATTTAATTTCTGCTCCTGAAAAACCAAATGTTTTCTTCGATAAATTCTTGAAATCCTCATCTTTAAGATTGTGGTCAATATATTTTAAATGTATTTCAAATATTTTTAGCCTTTCATTATCGTTTGGATATTCTAACTCAATTTGGTCTGTAAATCTACCAGGTCTCTTAAATGCCAAATCAATAGCTTCTGGTCGATTTGTTGTACCTATGACTAAAACATCACCGCGAGTTCCTAGCCCATCCATTTCTTTTAACAATACCGTAACTACTCTATTTTCATAATTCTGATTTGAAGCACTTCTATTCAAGCACAAAGCAGATGTTAAATGATATTCAAGAGTTTCTTTGCTATATTCTAAACAGTAAAGACCTTTAATATCTGATGGCAAGTCATTAGTGTTTAAAGAATCATGAATCAACCAAATAATTTCTTTATTCATTAACTTTTCAAAAGAATAAGCTATTCCTAATTCAAATAAAACATTTTTATTTAATTCAGATAAATCTGCAATAAAGATTCCAGATTTTTCAATTTGATTTAAAAGCTGATTGGCTATAGGTTTTCCTGATTTTAAATTAAATCCATTCCAAAATAATTCAAGATTAATACCTTCTTCTTTTAATTCTCGATTACATTTTGATATTGCCTTAATTAATGAAATTTCTTTATCACTTCTAGACACTTTAGCATTTCCGAATTGAAGGGCTAAAAATACTTTTATTCTCATTTTTTAATTATCTTCATTTTATTAATCCAACTCTGAAGTTTTTTACCTTTCCATTGTTTAAATGAATAAACTTTATTATTGCCTATTACAACGGATTTTGAAGGCACATTTTTTGTTACAATTGTACCTGAAGCTACATATACATTATCACCAATAGTTATTCCCCCAATGATTTTAGCATCATAACCAATAATAGTATTTGAACCAATTTTTGGGGACTCTTCATCAACTCCCCACCAATCAACCAAAGGATTAGTATATTCATGTAATAAAGTCCCCATTACTGTAGTGTTATTACCAATTTCTACTGCATCGCAAATAAATCCTGCAATTACACAATTATTGCCGATTTTTACTCTATCGCATATGTATCCACCATGTGTAATTCTTGTCCTAGCAGATATATAAGAGTTATAGCCAATTCTAACTTTATCATCGATAAGACAGTTTTTTCCAATATAAGTCCCTTCATAAATAATTACATGATTACAAATAATAACATTATCTTTAATTATTACTTTTTTTATGTTTTTATCCTTTATTCCGAGGTTTTGCTCTTTAGGAACTCCTATACAGTTAAAATTTCCAATCTTACAATTGCTACCAAATTCAACTTTTCCAAAAATTATCTTTCCTTTTTCTTCAACCATTCTATTGTACAATTAATAGCATAATCTTCATTTTCCTGAGAATCAAACCCGTGATCTGAGTTTTCAACTGTAATTAATTTAATTCTTTGGGAAGCTTCGGATATTTTTTTTGAAGCATTATAAGAAACATAACTATCTTTATTACCATGAATAATTAAGGTATCTACTTGTGAGTTAATTAAATTCATTTGAGGATTATAATAATTAAATTCAGTAAATAATATTTTTCCTATTTTAAAAGTTTCATCTATAAAAATGAAATCTTAATTTTCAAATACTTTACGTCTTTTTTTACTAAAATTTAATAAGCCCCAACTTAAAGTTGGGCTTAGAAATGTATCATTTATATCTAGTACAGGATTCCATAATATCAAATTTAATTGCTATTTGTAACTCGTCTTTGTGTTTAAAAGGAACTAATTTTACTTTTTTCATATGCTTATTTTTTATAAAACTACAGATATACTTAGAACTCGTTTAGACTTTTTGGGTTTAAGCGAAAATTAGAGATTTTTAGTTCTGTTGAAGGCTTTTTTGAGTTGTATAGCATTCTACGGAAGGAAAAAAAGACAAAAACAGATCAGAAAACAGCAATTTTTTAACAAACTGAAAAAATTTAAACGAGTTCAATAAAAAATCAAAAGGATTTTTACGATAGCAATTTTTATTCAACATTTTTTTTATACTCCTGCTAAAAGTAAGAACTTATTTTTATATTTCAAAAAGTTTAAACGAGTTCACCGACCCATATTAATGAGGAATATATTTTTTATCATTTTATTTTCTACACTACATTCATTTTCCCAGGTAAAAAAGAAAGTTGTACAGGTAAAATATATAGATGAAAAAATGAATATAGACGGTATCTTAGACGAATTTCCGTGGACTGAGGCACAACCGGCTACCAATTTTTTTCAATATTTTCCTTCGGATACCATACATGCCAAGCGGCAGGCAGAGATCAAGTTTTTGTTCGACGACCGGAATCTTTATGTAGGTATTAAAGTATATGCCAAAGGCAAAAACTATATTATCCCTTCCTTAAGAAGAGATTTCAGAGCAGGAGGAAGTGATAATATTACCCTGATGTTCGATACCTTTAACGATGGTACAAATGCCTTTATTTTTGGCTCTAATCCGTATGGAGTGCGCAGAGAAATCTTATTATCCGGAGGCGGAAATGATCTAAGAGGCTTCAACGGTGCCTGGGATACCAAGTGGTTTGGAGCATCTAAAATTCATGACAAGCATTATATCTTAGAATGGAAGATTCCATTGTCAGCATTTAAATACAAAGAAGGAGAAACCAAATGGCGATTTAACAGTTACCATTTTTATACGCAAGACAACGAAAGAAATACCTGGATCAACATCCCTCAAAATCAGTTTATCTTTAATTTGGCATATATGGGCGACATGATCTTTGAAAAACCTTTGGGAAAATCAAAATCGCCCGTATCAATAATTCCGTATATAAATGCAATAACCGATAAAGATTATCAGGCGAATATAGCTACCGGCGATTTTAAATATGGCGGTGATGCCAAATTGACCGTTGCTAACAGTATGAATTTGGATCTCACAATCAATCCTGATTTTTCCCAGGTAGAAGTAGACCAGCAGGTAACCAATTTGAGCCGTTTTGAGGTAGGCCTTCCCGAAAGAAGGCAGTTTTTTATAGAAAACAGCGATTTATTCGGTGATTATGGAAACAGGCGGAATGCAAATCCTTTTTTTTCCAGGCGAATAGGAATTGCTACAGATGTTGACGGAAATACCATTGAAAATAGCATCATAGCAGGGGTTCGTTTGAGCGGAAAACTAACCAATGACCTTAGGTTGGGAATTTTAAGTATGCAAACAAAGGAAGATACTGCAAACAAAGTTCCAACAACCAATAATTCGGTGATTACTTTGCAGCAAAAAGTGTTTAGCAGGTCTAATCTTAGCCTGCTGTTTATTAACAAACAAACAACAAAAAGAGTACTCTTTTTTAGCAGATGAAAACAAGTACAACAGGGTTTTAGGAATAGATTATGTACTAGCCTCCAAAGACAATAAATGGGTAGGTAACTATTTTTATCATAAATCGTTTTCCCCCGGTATTACCTCAAATGATTTTTCGGCAGGTATCAATACCGAATTTAATAACAGAAAATTAAATATTCGATTGAGCGGTGTTTTTGTGGCAAATAATTTTCGATCGGATTTAGGATTTATCAGAAGAACTGATATATTTAAAATAGACCCTCAGTTTGAAGTAAAGTTCTGGCCTGAAAACAGTCGGATTCAAAGACACAGCTTTTCAGTAACCCCCATTTATATCTGGCGACCGGAATTGAACTATCAGAATTCGGATTATATCATTATCAGTAGGTGGGAAGCCGGTTTTAAAGATAATTCCGAATTGAGTTTTGAGATGTTCAATCGCTTTACACGATTGTATGATGATTTTGACCCGACCGGAACCGACGGAGCAGTTGCTTTGCCCGGAAATCAAAATTATTATTACACCAGCTTTGAGGCCGGTTTTCGATCCGATCAACGAAAAAAAATCTCTTATAGAATAAACCCTTCTGTTGGTAGTTTTTTCAACGGAACCAAGTATTCCTTACAAGCAAATATAACGGTGCGTTTACAGCCTTATTTTTCAGGATCGTTCCGGTTAAACTACGACAATATAAATCTGCCCGAGCCGTATCCCGATGCTTCCATCTGGCTGATTGGCCCGCGATTGGATGTTACATTTACCAAAACCATTTTCTGGGCAACCTTCTTACAGTACAGTACACAAAGAAAAAACTTTATTATAAACACCCGCTTGCAATGGAGAGTAGCTCCATTGTCAGATTTGTTTTTGGTATACAATGACAATTATGCTACGGATATATTTAGCCCCAGGTTTAGATCCGTAAATCTAAAATTTACGTATTGGTTAAATATCTAATTCTTTTTATATTGCATCTCTTTAACATTTTTTTTAAAAAAGACTGCCAGGGGAATAATTAACTTCGGAAACGAAATCAAAATGTACACAAATTGACTCACCATGATACAAAAAATACTACCGAAACTACTAGTCATTTTATTTGTTTTTGGACTCTCGTTAGATGCTGACGCACAACGTAGAAAAAAGAAAAACAAAAAAAATCCAAAAGCTACTGAAAATACGGCAGCCAAGCCTAAACCGAAAAAAGGAGCTGTCCTTCCTTACGAAAAAGTAGTTACTAAAGATCTGAAAACAGATGAAGGTCTGTTTAAAGTGCATTCGAAAGATGACAAATACCTGTTTGAAATTCCTGATTCTTTATTAAACAGAGAGTTATTGATGGTTACCCGAATTGCAAAAACCGCCAGTGGTATCGGTTTTGGCGGAGGCAAACAAAATACTCAGGTATTGCGTTGGCAAAAAAACGGAAAGAAAATTTTGCTCAGGGTAGTTTCCCACAATGTAGTAGCAGATACTGTGCTTCCGGTACACCAGGCAGTGGTAAATTCAAATTTTGAACCTGTTCTGTTTTCCTTTCCTATCAAGGCGTTTAGTAAAGATTCAACAGCTACGGTTATTGACGCCACTCCTTTATTTGCCACAGACGTAAAACCCTTGGGATTCCCTCAATCAAGGAGAAAATCGTTTCAAATTACCAGGATGGATAAAGATCGTTCTTATATAGAAAGAATTAGTAGTTATCCACACAATATTGAAAGCCGCCATGTAAAAACATATTTTGCAAATAAACCTCCTTCTAACAGTAGTGTCGGTTCTATTTCTTTGGAAATGAGTAATTCTATGATTTTATTATCAAAAAAACCTATGAAACGTCGCTATTTTGACGAGCGTGTCGGTTGGTTTTCCAGGGAGCAAATTGATTATGGGTTAGACGTCCAGGAAAGTAAAAGAATTACTTATATAGATCGTTGGAGACTGGAGATAAAAGATGAAGACATAGAAAAATTTAAGCGAGGTGAACTGGTAACACCTAAAAAACCGATTGCTTACTATATAGATAGAGCTACTCCCGTAAAATGGCGCAAATACATTAAACAGGGAATAGAAGACTGGCAAGTGGCTTTTGAAGCAGCCGGTTTTAAAAATGCCATTATAGCTAAAGACCCTCCTTCCAAAGAAGAAGACCCGGATTGGTCTCCCGAAGACGTACGCTATTCCGTTGTACGCTATTTGGCTTCTCCTATTCCTAATGCCAATGGCCCTCATGTCAGTGATCCGAGATCGGGAGAAATCTTAGAATCGGATATCAATTGGTATCATAATGTCATGACCTTGTTACACAATTGGTTTTTTATTCAAACGGCCGCTATTAATCCGGAAGCTCGTAGTAATTCATTTAAAGATGAGATAATGGGCAGACTGATCCGTTTTGTTTCGGCTCACGAAGTAGGTCATACCATAGGATTGCCTCACAATATGGGTTCTAGTGTTGCCTATCCCGTAGATTCACTACGTTCTGCAACGTTCACTCAAAAATATGGTACGGCTCCTTCTATTATGGATTATGCCCGTTTCAATTATGCGGCCCAACCGGAAGATAAAGGAGTGGCGCTCATGCCAAATATCGGTCCGTATGACAAATATGCCATAGCTTGGGGATATCGGCCCATATTAGATACATCTGCAGAAGATGAAAAACCTATATTAAACTCGTGGATTACGGCTAAAGCTGATGACCCAATGTATCGTTTTGGACATCAACAAGTCATTAATATCATTGATCCCAGCTCTCAAACGGAAGATTTGGGAGATAATGCCATTACGGCAAGTACTTATGGTATTAAAAATCTGAAAAGAATTCTGCCTAATTTGGAAAAGTGGACGACTGAAGAAGGAGAAACATACGAAGATTTAAAAACCATGTACGGACAATTATTAAGTCAATATAACCGTTATATGGGACATGTTTCTTCAAATATAGGCGGTGTCTATGAACACTATAAAGCGGTTGGCCAGGACGGCCCGGTATATACTCATGTAGATAAAGCACACCAGAGAAATGCGATGAAGTTTATCAATAAAGAATTGTTTGCAACTCCCAAATGGTTATTCGATAAAAATATCTTTGATAAAATTCAATACTCTGGTTCCGGTGAACGTATTAGAAGTTTGCAGGTAAATACACTAAACAGAATTTTAAAACTGGGCAGATTGGCTCGTTTGATTGAAAATGAAACATTAAACGGGAATAAAGCATATACCATTCTCTCTTTGATGTATGATCTGCGCAGGGGAATTTGGTCTGAATTGTATAATGTGAAAATTATTGATCCGTACAGAAGAAATTTACAACGTGCACATATAGACCGTTTAAAGTATTTAATGACTGTAAAATCTCAACGAAAGGCTCCGAATTTTGGTTCCTATGTAAAACAAACGCGAGTAAATGTGAGTCAGTCCGATATTAAACC
This window of the Flavobacteriaceae bacterium genome carries:
- a CDS encoding caspase family protein, which produces MRKALVVGINHYEDIKSLNGCVNDAMEVNRVLSRHANNEDHEKNFEVELITADHGLQLSRGILKDRIEEFFRDPREISLLYFSEHGHVEFTGGYLMTSECKRGDDGLSMAEILSIVNNSPAHNNIIIFDCCHAGSFGKSSMNTNLTSINEGVTVLAASAANQYSVEKNGSGVFTRLLIHALDGGAASILGEVTPGNIYGYIDKAMGEKGQRPIFMTSIRRYTNLRKVYTQIRPLHLKEMIKLFPNSPDEIFNLNPSFEPKSDKPNPENIKKFEVLQKYNRVNLVVPVDAPHMYDAAMESKSCKLTTQGKSYWEMVNNDII
- a CDS encoding TIR domain-containing protein translates to MKFYTKSYLSDLSESRRKGTKTFSSVLNENKNRTHFDIFLSHSFKDKKYITGLYLELTSKGYSVYVDWIIDPHFQRNNVTKDTVNKIRLRMKQSKSLIYATSENASNSKWMPWELGFMDGDKGRCGILPITDYENDTFKGQEFLSVYPLVTKGSNIYSDSDLNIQLNIFSSKEMKSWMNF
- a CDS encoding AAA family ATPase yields the protein MRIKVFLALQFGNAKVSRSDKEISLIKAISKCNRELKEEGINLELFWNGFNLKSGKPIANQLLNQIEKSGIFIADLSELNKNVLFELGIAYSFEKLMNKEIIWLIHDSLNTNDLPSDIKGLYCLEYSKETLEYHLTSALCLNRSASNQNYENRVVTVLLKEMDGLGTRGDVLVIGTTNRPEAIDLAFKRPGRFTDQIELEYPNDNERLKIFEIHLKYIDHNLKDEDFKNLSKKTFGFSGAEIKSLIDKSGIMAIRNYVLHKLNKPFLTKEIILSTLKTFSNAKQI
- a CDS encoding acetyl/acyl transferase; amino-acid sequence: MVEEKGKIIFGKVEFGSNCKIGNFNCIGVPKEQNLGIKDKNIKKVIIKDNVIICNHVIIYEGTYIGKNCLIDDKVRIGYNSYISARTRITHGGYICDRVKIGNNCVIAGFICDAVEIGNNTTVMGTLLHEYTNPLVDWWGVDEESPKIGSNTIIGYDAKIIGGITIGDNVYVASGTIVTKNVPSKSVVIGNNKVYSFKQWKGKKLQSWINKMKIIKK
- a CDS encoding prolyl oligopeptidase family serine peptidase, which gives rise to MNLINSQVDTLIIHGNKDSYVSYNASKKISEASQRIKLITVENSDHGFDSQENEDYAINCTIEWLKKKER
- a CDS encoding DUF5117 domain-containing protein, with translation MIQKILPKLLVILFVFGLSLDADAQRRKKKNKKNPKATENTAAKPKPKKGAVLPYEKVVTKDLKTDEGLFKVHSKDDKYLFEIPDSLLNRELLMVTRIAKTASGIGFGGGKQNTQVLRWQKNGKKILLRVVSHNVVADTVLPVHQAVVNSNFEPVLFSFPIKAFSKDSTATVIDATPLFATDVKPLGFPQSRRKSFQITRMDKDRSYIERISSYPHNIESRHVKTYFANKPPSNSSVGSISLEMSNSMILLSKKPMKRRYFDERVGWFSREQIDYGLDVQESKRITYIDRWRLEIKDEDIEKFKRGELVTPKKPIAYYIDRATPVKWRKYIKQGIEDWQVAFEAAGFKNAIIAKDPPSKEEDPDWSPEDVRYSVVRYLASPIPNANGPHVSDPRSGEILESDINWYHNVMTLLHNWFFIQTAAINPEARSNSFKDEIMGRLIRFVSAHEVGHTIGLPHNMGSSVAYPVDSLRSATFTQKYGTAPSIMDYARFNYAAQPEDKGVALMPNIGPYDKYAIAWGYRPILDTSAEDEKPILNSWITAKADDPMYRFGHQQVINIIDPSSQTEDLGDNAITASTYGIKNLKRILPNLEKWTTEEGETYEDLKTMYGQLLSQYNRYMGHVSSNIGGVYEHYKAVGQDGPVYTHVDKAHQRNAMKFINKELFATPKWLFDKNIFDKIQYSGSGERIRSLQVNTLNRILKLGRLARLIENETLNGNKAYTILSLMYDLRRGIWSELYNVKIIDPYRRNLQRAHIDRLKYLMTVKSQRKAPNFGSYVKQTRVNVSQSDIKPVVRGELKRLKRDTRAAIVIAPNTITRYHLQDIVDRINGILDPK